One Cucumis sativus cultivar 9930 chromosome 1, Cucumber_9930_V3, whole genome shotgun sequence DNA segment encodes these proteins:
- the LOC101206601 gene encoding serine/threonine protein phosphatase 2A 55 kDa regulatory subunit B beta isoform — MTVGNDSLCAPPQWKFSQVFGERVAGEDIQDVDIISAIGFDKTGDNLAIGDRGGRVIIFERKDGKDTFKNYPTRSKLEQLNLTPACHPEYQYKTEFQSHEPEFDYLKSLEIEEKINKIKWCVSPNGSRFILSTNDKTIKLWKVKEHKVKTVKEMNPNRFVSLENALLAEISFTSEQDKASLSNGCHWNLSENMEMSNVACKDIRGMIADQDNTSWRRCRKVYAHAHDYNINSISNNSDGETFISADDLRINLWNLEISDQCFNIIDMKPSNMEDLTEIISSAEFHPLHCNLLAYSSSRGFIRLVDMRQSALCDHSAILLRTEELNRPKSFFTEIISSISDIKFSSDGRFIISRDYMNLKLWDIHKCSSPVAVFKIHEHLRPRLCELYDNDSIFDRFECCLSADGLHFATGSYSNHLRMFSYGSGSSEGITTEVGKFPDRRPHLQITRQATTRRARRSSLSNLTRDFFRHGSEHSSSDGSETSVDLNSKLLHLAWHPSENLIACAAGSGLFVYYA; from the exons ATGACTGTAGGCAACGACTCCTTATGCGCTCCTCCTCAATGGAAGTTCTCTCAGGTCTTCGGTGAACGAGTTGCCGGAGAGGATATTCAGGATG TTGATATCATATCAGCGATTGGATTCGATAAGACTGGGGACAACCTTGCGATTGGGGATCGAGGTGGTCGtgttattatatttgagagaaagGATGGGAAGGAT ACTTTCAAAAACTACCCTACACGGAGTAAGTTGGAGCAGTTGAATCTTACTCCCGCATGCCATCCTGAATACCAATACAAGACTGAATTTCAGAGTCACGAGCCTGAG TTTGATTACTTGAAGAGTTTGGAGATTGAAGAGaagattaataaaataaagtggtGTGTATCTCCGAATGGGTCTCGCTTCATCCTTTCAACAAACGACAAGACTATTAAATTGTGGAAG GTCAAGGAGCATAAGGTGAAAACTGTTAAAGAGATGAACCCCAATCGATTTGTGAGCTTAGAGAATGCACTTTTGGCGGAAATCAGTTTCACTAGTGAACAAGACAAAGCATCTCTTTCCAATGGTTGCCATTGGAATTTGTCAGAGAACATGGAAATGAGCAATGTAGCCTGTAAAGACATTCGTGGCATG ATTGCTGATCAAGACAACACTTCTTGGAGAAGATGCCGAAAGGTGTATGCTCATGCTCAcgattataatattaattccATTTCTAACAATAG TGATGGTGAGACATTTATCTCTGCAGATGACTTGCGAATAAACTTATGGAACCTTGAGATTAGTGATCAGTGTTTCAATATCATTGACATGAAGCCTTCAAACATGGAAGATCTTACAG AGATCATATCGTCGGCTGAATTCCATCCTCTGCACTGTAATCTTCTTGCATACAGCAGCTCAAGGGGTTTTATTCGTCTAGTGGACATGCGTCAGTCTGCATTATGTGATCATAGTGCTATTCT CTTACGAACTGAAGAATTGAATCgaccaaaatcattttttacaGAGATCATTTCATCCATATCggatataaaattttcaagtgaTGGACGGTTTATCATTAGCCGGGATTACATGAATTTAAAG CTTTGGGATATCCACAAGTGTTCGTCCCCAGTTGCAGTTTTCAAGATCCACGAGCACCTGCGACCTAGG TTGTGTGAGCTGTATGATAACGATTCCATATTTGATAGATTTGAATGTTGCCTCAGTGCAGACGGGCTTCATTTTGCAACCGGATCTTACAG CAACCATTTACGGATGTTCTCATATGGCTCTGGGAGTTCTGAAGGGATCACTACAGAAGTGGGAAAATTTCCTGATAG GAGACCACATCTCCAGATCACTCGACAGGCCACCACTCGACGGGCAAGAAGGTCATCCTTAAGCAATTTGACTCGTGATTTCTTTCGGCATG GTAGTGAACATTCAAGCTCTGACGGTAGTGAAACTTCTGTTGACTTGAACTCCAAGTTACTACATTTAGCGTGGCACCCATCTGAAAATTTAATCGCTTGTGCTGCTGGAAGTGGGCTGTTCGTCTATTATGCATGA
- the LOC101206846 gene encoding homeobox protein knotted-1-like 2 isoform X2, whose amino-acid sequence MAGLYSLNLLASNSHHSSSTTTLETLAIRMASSDYSHSLTDFESEHFLPFSSAASNTAIVAEKMKTACAISEEESAGVIRAKIASHPLYPKLVDAFLNCQKVSAPPEVAKILDQYNRGNNIGNENPGVSTCLGTDPELDEFMEIFCELLAKYELDLYQPLEEASAFLKNMERQLNLLCEDTTRGYVSDNEAASEEDISARGEVAGNKDGELKERLLRKYGGHISSLKQEFSKTKKKEGLPKEAKQILLNWWNFHSQWPYPTDTDKVELAESTGLNRKQLNSWFINHRKRHWKLPSENMLSLRGSLDHE is encoded by the exons ATGGCGGGTCTTTACAGTCTCAATCTCCTCGCCAGTAACTCTCATCACTCATCTTCAACGACCACGTTGGAGACTCTTGCCATTCGGATGGCTTCTTCCGATTATTCTCACTCTCTTACGGATTTCGAATCGGAACATTTCCTGCCGTTTTCGTCGGCGGCCTCCAACACTGCTATTGTGGCGGAGAAGATGAAAACAGCTTGTGCTATTTCCGAGGAGGAGTCCGCCGGTGTAATTAGAGCGAAAATTGCTTCTCATCCTCTTTACCCTAAGCTCGTCGATGCGTTTTTGAACTGCCAAAAG GTCAGCGCACCGCCGGAAGTTGCTAAAATTCTAGACCAATACAACCGTGGTAATAACATCGGCAATGAAAATCCCGGCGTTTCAACTTGCTTGGGTACTGATCCCGAACTTGACGAATTCATG GAAATATTCTGCGAGCTATTAGCCAAATACGAGTTGGATCTGTATCAGCCGTTGGAGGAAGCATCTGCCTTCCTTAAGAACATGGAAAGGCAGTTAAACTTGCTCTGTGAGGACACAACCAGAGGCTACGTTTCCG ACAATGAAGCTGCCTCGGAAGAGGATATAAGCGCGCGGGGAGAAGTAGCAGGAAATAAAGATGGTGAGCTGAAGGAACGACTTCTACGCAAGTATGGTGGTCATATTAGTAGCTTGAAGCAGGAAttctcaaaaacaaaaaagaaggaaggTCTACCAAAAGAAGCCAAACAGATTCTGCTTAACTGGTGGAACTTTCATTCCCAATGGCCTTACCCCACT GACACAGACAAAGTCGAGTTAGCGGAGTCCACAGGCTTAAACCGAAAACAGCTAAACAGCTGGTTCATAAATCATAGGAAACGGCATTGGAAATTACCATCGGAAAACATGCTGTCTTTACGCGGTTCCCTTGATCATGAATGA
- the LOC101206846 gene encoding homeobox protein knotted-1-like 2 isoform X1 has product MAGLYSLNLLASNSHHSSSTTTLETLAIRMASSDYSHSLTDFESEHFLPFSSAASNTAIVAEKMKTACAISEEESAGVIRAKIASHPLYPKLVDAFLNCQKVSAPPEVAKILDQYNRGNNIGNENPGVSTCLGTDPELDEFMEIFCELLAKYELDLYQPLEEASAFLKNMERQLNLLCEDTTRGYVSADNEAASEEDISARGEVAGNKDGELKERLLRKYGGHISSLKQEFSKTKKKEGLPKEAKQILLNWWNFHSQWPYPTDTDKVELAESTGLNRKQLNSWFINHRKRHWKLPSENMLSLRGSLDHE; this is encoded by the exons ATGGCGGGTCTTTACAGTCTCAATCTCCTCGCCAGTAACTCTCATCACTCATCTTCAACGACCACGTTGGAGACTCTTGCCATTCGGATGGCTTCTTCCGATTATTCTCACTCTCTTACGGATTTCGAATCGGAACATTTCCTGCCGTTTTCGTCGGCGGCCTCCAACACTGCTATTGTGGCGGAGAAGATGAAAACAGCTTGTGCTATTTCCGAGGAGGAGTCCGCCGGTGTAATTAGAGCGAAAATTGCTTCTCATCCTCTTTACCCTAAGCTCGTCGATGCGTTTTTGAACTGCCAAAAG GTCAGCGCACCGCCGGAAGTTGCTAAAATTCTAGACCAATACAACCGTGGTAATAACATCGGCAATGAAAATCCCGGCGTTTCAACTTGCTTGGGTACTGATCCCGAACTTGACGAATTCATG GAAATATTCTGCGAGCTATTAGCCAAATACGAGTTGGATCTGTATCAGCCGTTGGAGGAAGCATCTGCCTTCCTTAAGAACATGGAAAGGCAGTTAAACTTGCTCTGTGAGGACACAACCAGAGGCTACGTTTCCG CAGACAATGAAGCTGCCTCGGAAGAGGATATAAGCGCGCGGGGAGAAGTAGCAGGAAATAAAGATGGTGAGCTGAAGGAACGACTTCTACGCAAGTATGGTGGTCATATTAGTAGCTTGAAGCAGGAAttctcaaaaacaaaaaagaaggaaggTCTACCAAAAGAAGCCAAACAGATTCTGCTTAACTGGTGGAACTTTCATTCCCAATGGCCTTACCCCACT GACACAGACAAAGTCGAGTTAGCGGAGTCCACAGGCTTAAACCGAAAACAGCTAAACAGCTGGTTCATAAATCATAGGAAACGGCATTGGAAATTACCATCGGAAAACATGCTGTCTTTACGCGGTTCCCTTGATCATGAATGA
- the LOC101206846 gene encoding homeobox protein knotted-1-like 2 isoform X3 — protein MAGLYSLNLLASNSHHSSSTTTLETLAIRMASSDYSHSLTDFESEHFLPFSSAASNTAIVAEKMKTACAISEEESAGVIRAKIASHPLYPKLVDAFLNCQKVSAPPEVAKILDQYNRGNNIGNENPGVSTCLGTDPELDEFMEIFCELLAKYELDLYQPLEEASAFLKNMERQLNLLCEDTTRGYVSADNEAASEEDISARGEVAGNKDGELKERLLRKYGGHISSLKQEFSKTKKKEGLPKEAKQILLNWWNFHSQWPYPTVSFKPFLRTQTKSS, from the exons ATGGCGGGTCTTTACAGTCTCAATCTCCTCGCCAGTAACTCTCATCACTCATCTTCAACGACCACGTTGGAGACTCTTGCCATTCGGATGGCTTCTTCCGATTATTCTCACTCTCTTACGGATTTCGAATCGGAACATTTCCTGCCGTTTTCGTCGGCGGCCTCCAACACTGCTATTGTGGCGGAGAAGATGAAAACAGCTTGTGCTATTTCCGAGGAGGAGTCCGCCGGTGTAATTAGAGCGAAAATTGCTTCTCATCCTCTTTACCCTAAGCTCGTCGATGCGTTTTTGAACTGCCAAAAG GTCAGCGCACCGCCGGAAGTTGCTAAAATTCTAGACCAATACAACCGTGGTAATAACATCGGCAATGAAAATCCCGGCGTTTCAACTTGCTTGGGTACTGATCCCGAACTTGACGAATTCATG GAAATATTCTGCGAGCTATTAGCCAAATACGAGTTGGATCTGTATCAGCCGTTGGAGGAAGCATCTGCCTTCCTTAAGAACATGGAAAGGCAGTTAAACTTGCTCTGTGAGGACACAACCAGAGGCTACGTTTCCG CAGACAATGAAGCTGCCTCGGAAGAGGATATAAGCGCGCGGGGAGAAGTAGCAGGAAATAAAGATGGTGAGCTGAAGGAACGACTTCTACGCAAGTATGGTGGTCATATTAGTAGCTTGAAGCAGGAAttctcaaaaacaaaaaagaaggaaggTCTACCAAAAGAAGCCAAACAGATTCTGCTTAACTGGTGGAACTTTCATTCCCAATGGCCTTACCCCACTGTAAGCTTCAAGCCTTTTTTACg GACACAGACAAAGTCGAGTTAG